The following proteins come from a genomic window of Paenibacillus spongiae:
- a CDS encoding YeiH family protein: MNTRIAGVGFTLLFAIAGYGLAQLPGLDRVGQLGCAILLAVLYRQLAGYPEALRTGIQYSSKTLLRTAIVLYGLKLNIVIVLQQGLGLLALDAVMVVSAIGLTLLVAKWLKADLSLSLLLGIGTGVCGAAAIAAVSPIVKAKEKDTAIGAGMIALVGTVFAIGYTLIGPLTGLSPSEYGIWSGVSLHEIAHVALAAAPAGEDALTLALLAKLGRVFLLIPLSFVLILWMKRRGGEAAGAKIEFPWFLAGFIGMSLFGSFLAGQGITMPVGVSDGIATVTTFLLTMAMVGLGLNVSLKDFKAKTLRALAAMAGVSVVLSVVMAYISSVIG, from the coding sequence ATGAATACACGTATCGCAGGAGTAGGCTTCACCCTATTATTCGCAATAGCGGGCTATGGCTTGGCACAGCTGCCAGGACTCGACCGCGTCGGCCAGCTCGGCTGCGCGATTCTGCTTGCGGTCCTCTACCGGCAGCTGGCGGGCTACCCGGAGGCGCTCCGTACCGGGATCCAATATTCATCGAAAACCTTGCTTAGAACCGCAATCGTCCTCTATGGGCTGAAGCTGAATATCGTCATCGTGCTGCAGCAAGGGCTCGGTTTGCTTGCGTTAGATGCGGTGATGGTCGTCAGCGCAATCGGCCTTACATTGCTGGTCGCAAAGTGGCTGAAGGCCGACTTATCTTTATCGCTTCTGCTCGGCATCGGCACGGGGGTGTGCGGGGCGGCGGCGATTGCCGCGGTCTCGCCGATCGTGAAGGCGAAAGAAAAGGATACCGCTATCGGAGCGGGCATGATTGCGCTGGTCGGCACCGTATTTGCGATCGGGTACACGCTGATTGGGCCCCTCACCGGTCTAAGCCCTTCGGAATACGGCATTTGGTCGGGGGTCAGCCTGCACGAAATCGCGCATGTCGCCCTGGCGGCTGCGCCTGCTGGGGAAGATGCATTGACTCTGGCGCTGCTGGCCAAGCTTGGCCGGGTATTTCTGCTGATCCCGCTCAGCTTTGTCCTGATTCTGTGGATGAAGCGGCGCGGGGGAGAGGCGGCAGGCGCTAAAATCGAGTTTCCGTGGTTTCTGGCAGGCTTTATCGGCATGAGCCTCTTCGGCAGCTTCCTTGCCGGACAAGGGATTACGATGCCTGTCGGCGTCTCGGATGGCATTGCGACTGTAACGACCTTTCTTCTGACGATGGCGATGGTCGGGCTTGGATTGAACGTGAGCCTGAAGGATTTCAAAGCGAAGACGCTCCGTGCCCTGGCTGCGATGGCCGGCGTTTCGGTTGTTCTGTCTGTGGTCATGGCCTATATTTCGTCGGTTATAGGATAA
- a CDS encoding Cof-type HAD-IIB family hydrolase gives MYKLIAIDIDDTLLTDDLAITEGTKAALAGAIEQGVFVTLATGRMFPSAQKIAAQLELNVPIITYQGSLIKTLFDEQILYERSVPLDAAKELYAFCEEHGLHLQLYIDDVLYVKEENEKARGYSALAKIPYVVEPDYEKLLEQPSTKMLIIDEPDYLDEVAAKLAPIIGDRVHITKSKAHYLEFMHKEGTKGHAIEFMASHIGCTMDQVIAIGDSWNDHEMIEVAGLGVAMENALPKLKAIANYITSSNNDEGVRRVVEKFVLNQTNQA, from the coding sequence ATGTATAAATTGATTGCCATCGATATCGACGACACTCTGCTGACAGATGACTTGGCCATTACGGAAGGGACGAAAGCGGCTCTGGCCGGCGCCATCGAACAGGGCGTGTTCGTTACCCTGGCTACCGGCCGCATGTTTCCGTCGGCGCAGAAAATCGCTGCTCAGCTTGAGCTTAATGTTCCCATCATTACCTACCAAGGCTCGCTCATTAAAACCCTGTTCGACGAGCAGATCCTCTATGAACGCAGCGTTCCGCTCGACGCAGCCAAGGAGCTCTATGCCTTCTGCGAGGAGCATGGACTCCATCTGCAGCTGTACATCGACGATGTGCTGTATGTAAAAGAGGAGAACGAGAAGGCCCGCGGCTACTCGGCGCTCGCCAAAATTCCATACGTCGTCGAACCCGATTACGAGAAGCTGCTTGAACAGCCGTCAACGAAGATGCTCATCATCGACGAGCCAGATTACCTGGACGAAGTCGCAGCGAAGCTTGCTCCGATCATCGGCGACCGCGTCCACATAACGAAATCGAAGGCGCATTACCTCGAATTCATGCACAAAGAAGGCACAAAAGGCCATGCGATCGAATTCATGGCTTCGCACATCGGCTGCACGATGGATCAGGTCATCGCAATCGGCGATTCCTGGAATGACCATGAGATGATTGAGGTCGCCGGACTCGGCGTCGCTATGGAAAACGCGCTTCCGAAGCTGAAGGCCATCGCAAATTACATCACTTCATCGAATAACGATGAAGGCGTCCGCCGCGTCGTGGAGAAATTCGTGCTCAACCAGACGAATCAAGCTTAG
- a CDS encoding aldo/keto reductase — protein MRRIKVDGVPQGVSQLVHGSMMLHKDRMDDCGELLDAYVQAGGNTIDSGHIYGADSAMAIGAWMEERGNRSDMVIIGKGAHPYEQSRMRKTCIESDLLESLERMKTDYVDIYMLHRDDPNVNVAYILDGLNDQLEKGRCRALGASNWSIARIREANAYAAKHGMTGFACSSPNLSLAKPNEPRWAGCVSMSPEDEAWHGESQLPVIAWSSQSGGFFTGRYSPAKTDDADMVRVYYSDSNWERLRRARVLAAQYGVTANQIALAYVLKQPFPVAAIIGPHKVEELADSVKGQQVDLTDEELAWLNLS, from the coding sequence ATGAGAAGGATAAAGGTTGATGGCGTCCCGCAGGGCGTATCCCAGCTTGTACATGGCTCAATGATGCTGCATAAGGACAGAATGGACGATTGCGGCGAGCTGCTGGATGCCTACGTCCAGGCAGGTGGCAATACGATTGATTCCGGACATATTTACGGGGCGGACTCCGCTATGGCAATCGGGGCCTGGATGGAGGAGAGAGGCAACCGCAGCGATATGGTCATCATCGGCAAGGGCGCCCATCCCTATGAGCAATCCCGCATGAGGAAGACCTGTATCGAGAGCGATCTTCTCGAATCGCTGGAACGGATGAAGACCGATTACGTGGATATTTATATGCTGCATCGCGACGACCCGAACGTCAACGTCGCTTATATCCTTGACGGGCTGAATGATCAGCTGGAGAAAGGCCGCTGCCGGGCGCTGGGCGCGTCCAACTGGAGTATCGCGCGCATTCGGGAAGCGAATGCGTATGCGGCTAAGCACGGGATGACGGGATTTGCCTGCAGCAGCCCTAATCTGAGCCTGGCGAAGCCGAATGAACCCCGGTGGGCGGGCTGTGTGTCGATGTCACCGGAGGATGAAGCGTGGCATGGGGAATCTCAGCTGCCTGTTATTGCCTGGTCCTCGCAATCGGGCGGTTTCTTTACTGGACGCTATTCGCCGGCGAAGACCGACGATGCCGATATGGTGCGCGTCTATTACAGTGACAGCAACTGGGAACGCCTGCGGCGCGCCCGCGTGCTGGCTGCGCAATACGGCGTCACCGCGAACCAGATCGCGCTCGCTTATGTGCTGAAGCAGCCGTTCCCGGTTGCGGCGATCATCGGCCCGCATAAAGTGGAAGAGCTGGCCGACAGCGTGAAGGGGCAGCAGGTCGATCTGACCGATGAAGAGCTTGCTTGGCTTAATCTGTCTTAA
- a CDS encoding S41 family peptidase, which yields MNIHGSQAVRQRRRLIMVLVIIAACAVGFAVGRFWMHVQNPIMQEREFRNLSYAYNQIMDGYLEGASPKSLVNGAIEGMVASLGDPYSVYLTEDKGEQFIQSYEDHFVGIGVTIREQDGEFIIEEVIKEAPAEKAGLKRGDVLLKVDGTPVKGMAFDKLMTTVRGQEGTVVKLQVRREGLAEPLELPVTRGSVPVHTVSFEMKEDGIGVITISRFADKTGDEFDSAIKALESKGMKKLLLDLRSNPGGLLEPTIHIANRFVPKGETILQVVYKDEKRVITHKSEQKEPWKLPIAVLVDGNTASSAEVLAAALKDTANAAVIGEQTFGKGVVQQFRQLSDGSVLKLTEAQWRSPDGQWIHKKGIKPTIAVPAPAYTLLPRLPAGLKLKEGDYGERVETVQQMLQVLGYDTGAPFGVFNAATTEAVKAFQRSEAIPADGIINDRTAYRMTTRLMEKFRAEDPQMLTAMEELRKTGG from the coding sequence TTGAATATACATGGATCGCAAGCGGTAAGACAGCGAAGACGGCTTATTATGGTGCTGGTGATAATTGCTGCCTGTGCAGTTGGCTTCGCGGTGGGGCGCTTCTGGATGCACGTTCAGAATCCGATTATGCAGGAACGGGAGTTCCGCAATTTGTCCTACGCCTATAATCAGATTATGGACGGTTATCTGGAAGGCGCCTCTCCCAAGTCACTGGTAAACGGGGCGATTGAAGGAATGGTCGCTTCTTTGGGCGATCCGTATTCGGTTTATTTGACGGAGGACAAGGGAGAGCAGTTTATCCAGTCGTATGAGGATCATTTTGTCGGGATTGGCGTAACGATCCGGGAGCAGGATGGCGAATTCATTATCGAGGAAGTCATTAAAGAAGCGCCTGCGGAGAAAGCGGGCCTTAAGAGGGGCGACGTGCTGCTCAAGGTTGACGGCACTCCGGTTAAAGGAATGGCATTCGATAAATTGATGACGACGGTTCGCGGCCAAGAAGGAACGGTCGTCAAGCTGCAGGTCCGCAGAGAGGGGCTGGCCGAACCGCTTGAGCTGCCTGTCACCAGGGGTTCTGTACCGGTTCACACGGTATCCTTCGAAATGAAGGAGGACGGTATCGGAGTTATTACGATCAGCCGGTTTGCCGACAAGACGGGCGACGAGTTCGACAGCGCGATCAAGGCGCTGGAGTCCAAGGGAATGAAGAAGCTGCTGCTTGACTTGCGGAGCAATCCGGGCGGGCTGCTTGAGCCGACGATCCATATCGCAAACCGCTTCGTGCCGAAGGGCGAGACGATCCTTCAAGTCGTGTACAAGGACGAGAAGCGGGTCATTACGCATAAGTCAGAGCAGAAGGAGCCGTGGAAGCTGCCGATTGCCGTTCTCGTCGATGGCAATACAGCCAGCTCGGCGGAGGTGCTCGCCGCAGCCTTGAAGGATACGGCGAATGCGGCCGTCATCGGCGAGCAAACCTTTGGCAAAGGGGTCGTGCAGCAGTTCCGTCAGCTGTCCGACGGCTCGGTATTGAAGTTGACCGAAGCGCAGTGGCGCTCGCCGGACGGCCAATGGATTCATAAGAAGGGCATCAAGCCGACGATTGCCGTTCCTGCACCGGCTTATACCTTGCTTCCTCGGCTTCCAGCCGGCCTGAAGCTGAAGGAGGGCGACTATGGCGAACGTGTCGAGACCGTGCAGCAGATGCTTCAGGTGCTGGGGTACGATACGGGAGCTCCATTCGGCGTCTTCAATGCGGCAACGACCGAAGCCGTCAAGGCATTCCAGCGAAGCGAAGCGATTCCGGCGGATGGCATTATTAATGACCGGACGGCTTACCGCATGACAACGCGATTGATGGAGAAATTCCGGGCGGAGGACCCGCAGATGCTGACCGCAATGGAAGAACTGCGGAAGACAGGCGGATAA
- a CDS encoding M14 family metallopeptidase yields MQLYSQQTSTRYPFRWIALLCALTLLLLAIPGTSTANGQAAAPAIVKPQQIYTYDRMSADLQSLAARYPDLIRTGSAGESEYGRKLWTADIGNGPAIILLLGSHHAREWITTVTMMKLMEQIAVQYENNAVTPDGYRVRDLLDRVTFRLVPMVNPDGVTLQQLGLSAFPASDHASLLRMNGGSANFKRWKANAKGIDLNRQYPAGWANIKNPAPGPYYMNYRGKQPLQAKEAKAMYDLARSVKPEVAVAYHSSGEILYWNFKTKPANVARDYQFASSYAKLTGYRLVQPQANPSGGGFTDWFIQDFGRPGLTPELGRSAGETHVPLSEWPRIWGQHKNTGWFLAQTGYELWLQRQQTAPLTSNIRLTSSETSYLYPDLKSKQAGILAPGRYATIRMKGDWLEVRTSSGTSWISSRAVLSGPYEKTENMTVTLGPDIGLYDSPLAAAPSAIRLTEQSAPVRERWKGWLFVETTGGMRWLKESELPKPQPGEETPSENTDEEKAAAETE; encoded by the coding sequence ATGCAACTTTATTCACAGCAGACCTCCACCCGCTACCCCTTCAGATGGATAGCCCTGCTTTGCGCACTTACCCTTCTCTTGCTCGCCATTCCGGGTACATCCACGGCCAATGGTCAAGCGGCAGCACCTGCCATAGTCAAACCGCAGCAAATCTATACCTATGATCGGATGAGCGCCGATTTGCAATCGCTTGCAGCCCGTTATCCCGACCTCATTCGCACCGGTTCAGCAGGCGAAAGCGAATACGGCCGCAAGCTGTGGACCGCCGATATCGGCAACGGACCCGCCATTATTCTACTGCTCGGCTCTCACCATGCCCGCGAATGGATTACGACCGTTACCATGATGAAGCTGATGGAACAGATAGCCGTGCAATATGAGAACAATGCTGTCACTCCTGACGGTTATCGTGTCCGCGATTTGTTGGACAGAGTCACCTTCCGCCTGGTGCCGATGGTCAACCCGGACGGAGTTACCCTTCAGCAGCTTGGCCTATCGGCCTTCCCTGCCTCCGATCACGCTTCGCTCCTTCGCATGAACGGGGGAAGCGCGAATTTCAAGCGTTGGAAAGCCAACGCCAAAGGAATTGACCTGAATCGTCAATATCCGGCAGGCTGGGCCAATATCAAGAACCCGGCTCCCGGACCGTATTATATGAATTACAGAGGCAAACAGCCGCTGCAGGCGAAAGAAGCCAAGGCAATGTATGACCTGGCACGCTCCGTCAAACCGGAAGTCGCGGTCGCATACCATAGCTCCGGCGAGATTTTGTATTGGAATTTCAAGACGAAGCCGGCCAACGTCGCAAGAGATTATCAATTCGCCTCTTCTTATGCGAAGCTTACGGGCTATCGGCTGGTGCAGCCGCAGGCGAATCCTTCAGGCGGAGGCTTCACCGACTGGTTCATCCAGGATTTCGGACGTCCAGGGCTTACGCCGGAGCTCGGCCGTTCGGCCGGAGAAACACATGTGCCGTTATCGGAGTGGCCGCGTATTTGGGGACAGCATAAGAATACCGGCTGGTTTCTCGCCCAAACCGGCTACGAGCTTTGGCTGCAGCGCCAGCAAACTGCTCCTCTCACCTCGAATATCCGGTTGACGTCAAGCGAGACCAGCTATTTGTATCCGGATTTGAAATCGAAGCAAGCCGGAATCCTTGCGCCCGGACGTTATGCGACGATCCGCATGAAGGGCGATTGGCTGGAGGTGCGGACGTCATCGGGCACCAGCTGGATCTCCTCGCGCGCCGTACTGAGCGGTCCATACGAGAAGACGGAGAATATGACGGTAACGCTCGGACCGGATATCGGTCTCTATGACTCGCCGCTTGCTGCAGCTCCATCGGCCATACGGCTTACAGAGCAATCCGCTCCCGTACGCGAGCGCTGGAAGGGCTGGCTTTTCGTCGAGACCACCGGCGGCATGCGCTGGCTGAAGGAGTCGGAATTGCCCAAACCACAGCCAGGCGAGGAAACTCCGAGTGAAAATACCGACGAAGAAAAGGCTGCTGCAGAAACAGAATAA
- a CDS encoding DUF2087 domain-containing protein — MQLDKIVGYHKALADPTRVRMLILLADGELTGQELAEKLCLSPATVTHHAAKLRAVSLLNERRDKNAIFFSLNTYFLKQYANAMQRLFEKPAAELKEPEEMDDKNERLKQSVIRNFFTSEGKLKHIPAQLKKKRIVLEHLAEKLEPGRPYKEKELNAFIQQFHPDYATIRREFIMHAYLFREQEIYERNPREMWEKWETLS; from the coding sequence ATGCAGCTGGATAAAATCGTCGGCTATCACAAGGCGCTTGCAGATCCTACACGCGTTCGAATGCTCATCTTATTGGCGGATGGCGAATTGACCGGACAAGAGCTTGCCGAGAAACTCTGCCTCTCGCCGGCTACAGTGACCCACCATGCCGCGAAGCTGCGCGCTGTCAGTCTCCTTAATGAACGGCGCGATAAGAACGCGATTTTCTTTTCGTTGAATACGTATTTTTTGAAGCAATATGCTAATGCGATGCAGCGGCTGTTCGAGAAGCCGGCTGCCGAGTTAAAGGAGCCCGAGGAAATGGATGATAAGAACGAAAGGCTGAAGCAATCCGTCATTCGGAATTTTTTCACCTCGGAAGGCAAGCTCAAGCACATTCCGGCTCAGCTGAAGAAGAAGCGGATTGTGCTGGAGCATCTCGCCGAGAAGCTAGAACCAGGCAGACCTTATAAGGAGAAAGAGTTGAACGCGTTCATCCAGCAGTTTCATCCGGATTACGCTACCATACGCAGAGAGTTTATTATGCATGCTTACTTGTTCCGGGAGCAGGAGATCTATGAACGGAACCCTCGCGAAATGTGGGAGAAATGGGAAACATTATCATGA
- the fsa gene encoding fructose-6-phosphate aldolase translates to MKFFLDTANVDEIKRIVKLGLVDGVTTNPSLIVKEGRDFKQVVQEICSFVNGPVSAEVIGTKAEDMLKEAEELASWAPNVVIKLPMTEDGLYATHALTQKGIKTNVTLVFSVAQGLMAAKAGATYISPFVGRLDDIAVDGMKLIRDLRTVIENYQLPTEIIVASIRNVGHVEQAAIAGGHIATIPGSLLPSLWKHPLTDIGIERFLSDWSKMGK, encoded by the coding sequence ATGAAGTTTTTTCTGGACACCGCTAATGTTGATGAAATCAAAAGGATCGTAAAGCTCGGTCTAGTGGATGGGGTAACGACTAACCCGTCGCTGATCGTAAAGGAAGGCCGCGACTTCAAACAGGTTGTACAAGAAATCTGTTCCTTCGTCAACGGACCGGTCAGTGCGGAGGTTATCGGCACGAAGGCCGAAGACATGCTGAAAGAAGCGGAAGAGCTTGCTTCATGGGCGCCTAATGTCGTCATCAAGCTGCCGATGACTGAGGATGGCCTGTATGCAACGCATGCGCTTACCCAGAAGGGCATTAAGACGAATGTCACGCTCGTGTTCTCCGTTGCCCAAGGACTTATGGCTGCCAAAGCGGGCGCGACGTACATCAGCCCGTTCGTTGGAAGACTGGATGATATCGCCGTTGACGGCATGAAGCTGATTCGCGATCTGCGTACCGTCATCGAAAATTACCAGCTCCCGACGGAGATCATCGTTGCCAGCATTCGTAACGTCGGCCATGTAGAACAAGCGGCGATTGCAGGCGGCCATATTGCTACGATCCCGGGCTCGCTGCTGCCTTCGCTATGGAAGCATCCGTTGACCGATATCGGTATCGAGCGTTTCTTGAGCGACTGGAGCAAGATGGGCAAGTGA
- a CDS encoding MBL fold metallo-hydrolase: protein MKIEQISDHVWSLKTWMLIPVTVWIVKEEDGVVLIDAGISGMAKGIISFIDRLNAGPLKAILLTHGHSDHVGALERILMRWPVPVYAHRIEMPYMEGDMAYPRRKKAAQSVGKGIAAALQETQGGEIEGRGSLKPYLTPGHSPGHVVYYHEQDGVLLTGDLFTSKKGKLRKPMAMFTADMDEAIRSSAIVSKLKPKRLEVCHGGPVLAPAEQMKMYLQL from the coding sequence ATGAAAATTGAGCAAATATCGGATCATGTATGGAGCTTAAAAACGTGGATGCTTATCCCGGTTACGGTGTGGATCGTCAAAGAGGAGGATGGTGTCGTATTGATTGATGCAGGAATCTCCGGCATGGCTAAGGGGATCATATCCTTCATCGACCGGCTGAACGCCGGACCGTTGAAAGCGATACTGCTGACGCACGGGCATTCCGATCATGTCGGGGCGCTGGAACGGATTTTGATGAGGTGGCCTGTCCCGGTATACGCACATCGTATTGAGATGCCTTATATGGAAGGGGATATGGCCTATCCACGCCGCAAGAAAGCCGCGCAGTCCGTCGGGAAAGGAATTGCGGCAGCGCTTCAAGAAACGCAGGGAGGCGAGATTGAGGGAAGGGGCAGCTTGAAACCTTACCTCACGCCAGGGCATTCACCGGGGCATGTCGTCTACTATCATGAGCAGGACGGCGTGCTGTTGACGGGGGACCTATTCACCTCGAAGAAAGGCAAGCTGCGCAAGCCGATGGCGATGTTCACGGCGGATATGGATGAAGCGATACGGAGCAGCGCGATTGTAAGCAAGCTGAAGCCGAAACGGCTTGAAGTTTGCCACGGCGGCCCGGTGCTTGCTCCTGCGGAGCAAATGAAGATGTATTTGCAGCTGTGA
- the csaA gene encoding chaperone CsaA, producing the protein MADIEDFMKLDIRIGTIVGAEPFPEARTPAIKLQIDFGELGLKPSSAQITRRYTPDQLIGRQVAAVVNFPPRRVAGFKSEVLILGGVPEEGDVVLLRPDESVPNGTPVA; encoded by the coding sequence ATGGCCGATATTGAGGATTTTATGAAACTGGATATTCGAATCGGAACGATAGTTGGCGCTGAGCCCTTTCCCGAGGCCCGTACACCGGCTATTAAGCTGCAGATCGATTTCGGCGAGCTCGGCCTCAAGCCGTCCAGCGCCCAAATAACGCGGCGCTACACGCCTGATCAGCTGATCGGCCGTCAAGTAGCGGCCGTCGTTAATTTTCCGCCGCGCCGCGTCGCCGGGTTCAAATCCGAGGTGCTTATTCTCGGAGGCGTGCCGGAGGAAGGCGATGTCGTGCTGCTTCGCCCGGATGAATCCGTCCCGAACGGCACCCCGGTTGCATAA
- a CDS encoding pirin family protein, with the protein MIKVYPDSSRFAGDRGWLRSRFSFSFGDYYDAANTEFGALRVFNDDIIQGGHGFGAHPHREMEIVSVVLKGQLKHEDSTGHTAVTSFGGVQRMSAGTGIIHSEVNPSDEECHLLQIWFTPGESKLSPSYETTSYDPAEMKNALLPIVSHRSSKHVAHIHQDLTMYLSRLEPGHSVRFQQPEGRRIYIFVIEGGLTLDGSVKLAGQDSARITEHPELVLESDAGAMFMLIDLP; encoded by the coding sequence TGCGGAGCCGGTTCAGCTTTTCGTTCGGCGATTATTATGATGCCGCGAATACCGAATTCGGTGCTTTGCGTGTATTTAACGATGATATTATACAAGGCGGTCACGGCTTCGGCGCACATCCTCATCGCGAGATGGAGATTGTATCTGTCGTGTTGAAGGGACAGCTGAAGCATGAAGACAGCACAGGCCATACCGCCGTTACCAGCTTCGGTGGCGTCCAGCGGATGTCGGCCGGTACGGGCATTATTCACTCGGAGGTCAACCCGTCGGATGAAGAATGCCACCTGCTGCAAATATGGTTCACGCCGGGTGAGAGCAAGCTTTCCCCATCCTACGAAACGACCTCGTACGACCCTGCAGAGATGAAGAATGCGCTGCTTCCGATCGTCTCGCACCGGTCCAGTAAGCATGTTGCACATATCCACCAAGACTTGACGATGTATCTCTCCCGGCTCGAACCAGGGCATTCCGTGCGCTTCCAGCAGCCGGAAGGGCGCAGAATCTATATCTTCGTGATCGAAGGCGGACTGACGCTGGATGGCTCGGTCAAGCTTGCAGGACAGGATTCCGCCCGTATTACCGAACACCCGGAGCTCGTGTTGGAATCTGATGCCGGCGCCATGTTCATGTTGATTGACCTGCCATAA